The following proteins are encoded in a genomic region of Jaculus jaculus isolate mJacJac1 chromosome 13, mJacJac1.mat.Y.cur, whole genome shotgun sequence:
- the LOC123454187 gene encoding olfactory receptor 2B11-like, with amino-acid sequence MRAFISPAEFILLGFADRPWLQLPVFSILLVTYPMAMMGNIAIILVSRLDPRLHSPMYFFLTNLSFLDMCYTTSIVPQMLLNLGTSTKTISYAGCVVQLYVFSTMGGSECLLLALMSFDRYVAICRPLHYTIIMSRRNCILLVSVMWLCGTTYAFSEATVTLQLPLCGVNELDHLVCEIPVLIKTACGEKEANELALSVVCIFVLAIPLCLILASYASIGHAIFNMKSSAGRKKAFGTCSSHLIVVLLFYGPAISMYLQPPSSITRDQPKFMALFYGVVTPTLNPFIYTLRNKDVKGALGNLGRRVVSSK; translated from the exons ATGAGG GCATTTATCAGTCCTGCAGAGTTCATCCTCCTCGGCTTTGCTGACCGTCCTTGGCTGCAGCTCCCTGTGTTCAGTATTCTCCTGGTAACGTACCCCATGGCCATGATGGGAAACATCGCCATCATTCTGGTGTCCAGGTTAGACCCCCGACTCCACAGCCCCATGTATTTCTTCCTCACCAACCTCTCCTTCCTGGACATGTGTTACACCACGAGCATCGTGCCTCAGATGCTGCTCAACCTGGGGACCTCCACAAAGACCATCAGCTACGCGGGGTGTGTAGTTCAGCTCTATGTCTTCAGCACAATGGGGGGTTCAGAGTGTCTCCTCCTGGCTCTTATGTCCTTTGATcgctatgtggccatctgcaGACCTCTGCACTACACCATCATCATGAGCCGGCGCAACTGCATCCTCTTAGTGTCCGTTATGTGGCTCTGTGGAACGACCTATGCCTTCTCTGAGGCCACTGTCACACTGCAGTTGCCACTGTGTGGCGTTAATGAACTGGACCACTTGGTGTGTGAGATTCCAGTTCTGATAAAGACCGCGTGTGGGGAAAAGGAAGCCAATGAGCTTGCACTTTCTGTGGTCTGCATTTTTGTTTTGGCCATTCCTCTGTGCTTAATTCTTGCCTCCTATGCTAGCATTGGACATGCTATATTCAATATGAAATCTTCCGCAGGAAGGAAAAAAGCCTTTGGGACATGCTCCTCTCACCTCATTGTGGTTCTCTTGTTTTATGGTCCAGCCATCAGCATGtacctccagcccccctcctccATCACAAGGGACCAGCCCAAGTTCATGGCTCTCTTCTATGGGGTGGTGACTCCTACCCTGAACCCCTTCATCTACACCCTGAGGAACAAGGATGTGAAGGGGGCCTTAGGTAACCTGGGGAGGAGAGTTGTCAGTTCCAAGTGA